The DNA sequence GGGTCCAGTCGAAGCTTCTCATTCTTACTCCAGGGAATGATGTGACTCGCAATCAGAACTTCCGGCAACTCAATCCCTGTCAATGCACAACGGGAGTTGTAGGCCGACAAAACCATGGCGCGAAATGCCGACTGGTTCTTGCGGACCCTCACTGTTCGTAAAGTATCCTCACCTTCGCGAAACTCCAAAGGCTCAGAGTCCTCATCCCTCGTGGGCCATTCACCCTCAGACATGAGGATAGATTGTGCCGATTCTAGAAACCTTTCGGGGTCAGCAAAAAATTCGTCCCATATCTCCCGGTCAGCCTTCGAGGCCCCTTGCAGCCCCGTACGGTTTAAAGTCTCATCGAGTGAAGCAAAGTTGGCGAGTTTCATCGCCACTGAACTCGGAGTACGACCGAGCCGTTCGGCGAGTTTGATCACGTCGGGGTTGCCACGATGCATTCTGCCAAATGGCGTGCGTACATACAGCTCCAAGGCGAGCACTTGGTCGCGCCGCTCCCACGGTTTGCGCTCAGCCAAAGTTACCACCCAACGCTTGGTGCTCCCTGCTGGTCGCATTCATCCAGATCATATTTAAGCCCGATCCGCTCCACCCATTCGGTCGGTAACTCTCCAGATTGCCAATCACGCATCATCTCGGCGCGGGCAAAGCCTCCCATGACATGGTCAATTCCGAAACGCCGCACGAAAACGCGGTCGGTCTCTTTCAGCCAGTTCGCAAATTCCATGATGGCACACTCATCCTCTGCGGAAACGGAACTCAACCTGAATGAGGTTGCACCGTCAACACCCACCACCGCACAAAACAAGAACACCCTAGACACCTGCGCTCCCTCGCCCCATATCTCGCGGCATGGCTCCTCCCCCTCCCCCGAAAGGCGTTTCCGAAGCGCCCAGCGTGTTTTCGCTTGATGGGTTCGCGCGCGATGCTGCGGGCGCCCTGCCCTCTGACAACTGGACGCCCCACCGGCCGGACCGCGACTGGGTCAAGCTGGAAGGCGGCAAGCGGTTCAAGGTGCATTCCGAATACGAGCCCGCCGGCGACCAGCGCACCGCCATCCCGGAACTGGTCGAGGGCATCCAGGCCGGCGAGCGCGACCAGGTCCTGCTCGGCGCCACCGGCACGGGCAAGACCTTCACCATGGCCAAGATCATCGAGGCGACCCAGCGCCCGGCCCTGATCCTGGCGCCCAACAAGACACTCGCCGCGCAACTCTATGGCGAGTTCAAATCCTTCTTCCCGGAAAACTCGGTCGAGTATTTCGTCTCCTATTACGACTATTACCAGCCCGAGGCCTACGTCCCCCGCTCGGATCTCTATATCGAGAAGGAATCCTCCATCAACGAGGCCATCGACCGGATGCGCCACTCGGCCACCCGCGCCATCCTGGAGCGCGACGACGTCATCATCGTCGCCTCGGTCTCCTGCATCTACGGCATCGGCTCGGTCGAGACCTACACCTCGATGACCTTCAAGCTGGAAGAGGGCCAGCGCATCGACCCGCGCGCCGTGGCCGAACAGCTGGTCGCCAATCAGTATACGCGCAATGACATGAATTTCGTGCGCGGCACCTTCCGCGTGAAGGGCGATGTCGTCGACATCTACCCCGCCCACTTCGAGGACCGCGCCTGGAAGCTTTCCTTCTTCGGCGACGAGCTGGAAAGCATCACCGAATTCGACCCGCTCACCGGCCGCACCATGCAGAAGCTGCCGGCGATCAAGATCTACGCCAACAGCCATTATGTCACGCCGCGCCCGACGCTCAACCAGGCCATCGAGAAGATCAAGGCGGAGCTGAAGCTGACCATCGACCATTTCGAGAAACACGGCAAATTGCTGGAGGCCCAGCGCATCCAGCAGCGCACACAATATGATCTCGAAATGCTCGCCGCCACGGGCTCGTGCAATGGCATCGAGAACTATTCCCGCTACCTCACCGGCCGCAAGCCCGGCGATCCGCCGCCCACCATGTTCGAATATTTGCCGGACAATGCCCTCGTCTTCACCGATGAGAGCCACCAGACCGTGCCGCAGATCGGCGCCATGTATCGCGGCGACTTCTCGCGCAAGTCGACGCTGGCCGAATATGGCTTCCGCCTGCCCTCCTGCATGGACAACCGCCCCCTCAAATTCGAGGAATGGGACGCGATGCGCCCGCAGACCGTGCACGTCTCGGCCACCCCCGGCCCGTGGGAGCTCGACCGCACCGGCGGCGTGTTCACCGAACAGGTCATCCGCCCGACCGGCCTGCTCGACCCGCCGGTCGAGGTCCGCCCCGTCTCGAAGGATGGCGCCAACCAGGTCGATGATGTCATGGCAGAGGTCAAGGCCGTCGCCGCCAAGGGCTATCGATCGCTCATCACGACCCTGACGAAAAAGATGGCGGAAGACCTGACCGACTTCCTCAATGAGCATGGCGTGAAAGTGCGCTACATGCATTCCGACATCGACACGATCGAGCGGATCGAGATCATCCGCGATTTGCGCCTCGGCGTGTTCGATGTCCTGGTCGGCATCAACCTCCTGCGCGAGGGGCTCGACATTCCGGAATGCGGCTTTGTCGGCATTCTCGATGCGGACAAGGAAGGCTTCCTCCGGTCAGAGACGAGCCTGGTGCAGACCATCGGCCGCGCCGCGCGCAATGCCGAGGCCCGCGTCGTGCTCTATGCCGACAAGGTCACCGGCTCCATGCAACGCGCCATGGACGAGACAGACCGCCGCCGCGCCAAACAGATCGCCTATAATGAGGAACACGGCATCACGCCGACCACGATCAAGCGCGCCGTCGCCGACATCCTCGGCGACCTCGGCGAAAAATCCGACACCCCCCGCGCCCGCGGCCGCGGCAAGGACAAGGCAAAGGGCAAGACGCGCGGCGTCGCCGAAACAAAAGCCTTGCCACTTGCGGGCGAAAGCGGCCACAATCTCAAAGCCGTCCTCGCGGACCTCGAAAAACAAATGCGCGAAGCCGCCGCGAACCTGGAATTCGAGGAGGCTGCAAGGCTGAGGGACGAGGTAAAGCGGCTGAGGGAAGAAGAGCTGGGGCTTTAGGCAGCTTCTAATTGGAGCAAGTGCTCCCCGATTTGCTCGACTGAGGTCATACCACGAATACGAATCTCCTCTTGATCAGCTTGCTCCTCAAGCGTTTCAAGCGCATCCGCAACATTCCTCATTTGTTTGGCGGAAAATTGAGGGTCATTTTTAGGTGGGATCTGAATAAGCATCTCGTGATATCTATCCTGCCCCCGATCCCAGTCTGCGTCCCTATTTACTTTTAGTTCCCATAATCTGGATTTTATTCGTCCTGATGAAGCGGAAACACCGTTTGCTTGCAGCGTTCCAAAATTTGCAACTAGTTTTGAACCTGCAAAATCAATATTCACTTCAGCCCCACGGCGAGCGGAGCGTCGCTTTCTTTCCAACCGAACATCTTCGCTAAAGAATGGCACTAAGCCGACCCGTTTTTCTTTGATATAGTCCTTGATCAAAATCGGCAGTCTATCACCTCCGCCGGTTCTTGGTCTCGCCTCTTCGACGAGCGTCTCTACTATATCTAGTTCAAATTCTTCTGAATATTCATCAGCATAAAGAGATGACAGGCTGACCATCCACGAGCAGGCAATTTGTTTCAGACTTTCACCTTCCCCGTTCCGGAGTTCACCAACCTTCACACCAGAAAACGGGACGCTGGGCTCCAGCAGCGCCTCAATTGAGCGCATGGCCAAATCAGACCGTAAACTCTCTGCAGTCCACTCAATCACCGATATCACAATCTTGGATTGATCTGCATAGAGGCATTTTAGTCGATCCAAGCGGTTAGCAATCTCCAGATGGAAGCCGTCGCTGGAAACCACAGCCACACCGAACACTAGGCGCTCATACGAGCCCTCAATGGGCTGAATCAAAAGGGGAGCCCACTTCGCATCCACCTTAGATCGAAAACTTGGAAACATATCTGAGATCAGAGATGACATGGCTATACCAGATAATTCAATGCTTTAGCCGATTTCGCAGGTGTCTCGGACTTTCGCTTTTCAAGGAAGTTGTTCAACGCCTTTCGGTCGCCTTCTGTCAAGTATGGCTCAACGCCACTATCTGCGAGCATCGCGGCAATATCTAGAGCGTTAATGTCTCGGCAAAGTGCAGAAGAAACTCCGGCATGGTTCGCCTTCTCGTCTTCACTCATGTGAACAGTCAACCATTCAGACAGCCTGTTGATATAGTCTGCAGAAGGATCAAGATTTTCTGCCGACCACTTCGGACCCGTAAAAGAGTGACCATGATCGATTAGCCAGATAGCATCCTTTCCACCAAAAATCAGGTTTCCTGCATGCCGGTCGATATTTGCGACCCACGTGTCAAAAGCATATAACTTACCCAAATCTGCCCAAGCGATTAGTTCTTTTAGCAGACCAAGAATTTGGCCGTGGTCTACGGCCTGCAGTCTAAATCTCAGGCTTGGCGTGCTAACATCCGCACTGGCAAGAACAAGAGGAAGACCATCAACGGTTTTGGGACCTTTTTTTGCAGGCAGGCTATTATCTCTCACGACTGCCAGATAAGTGATGGGGATGGGCAGCCCTAGAGCAGTGGCGCATGCTGAAGCTAGCAATTCATTACAAAGCTCCTTCGGCTCAAGGTCCTTCAAGATTGCAGAACAAGTTGTCAAACCCGCCGTAAGTATCTGTCCGCGGTAAGTATCGTTCACATTGCCTTCTTTGAAGGGCTGAGCGCCAGCCAGAACCGAAGCCAACCGTATGGATTGGTGTTTTGGTATTTCTGTGGTCAACACTCCCCCCCTATTTGAACCTACATCTATCTTTCATGGCTCGATCTGTCTATCATAGATTGCTATGCGGACGGGGTTCATACACCCTTAATTTCTGAAAGATATCTGCCCACATATGGGACCGCCCAGCACCGCACCACTTCGCCGTGCCGTAGCAGGCGGGTTAGCGAAGCGTAACCCGCCTGCCGCCCCTTCGTCCTTCGACCCCGGCTTTCACCGGGGCAAGCCCCGCTCAGGATGAGTCCGCTTCTTGCGGCTGGCTCCGCGCTCCAACGGCGGGAGACCCCGGCATGCGCCGGGGATGCGGACTTTGCGGGGATAGAGGTTTGCACTCTCCCCCCGCAGGCCCCTGCGGCGGCAGGGGCCCATCTCCAGCTCCCTCCTCAAGCGCTTCAGGCGATGGCGGGAGATGGATACCTGCCTTCGCAGGTATCTCCGGGCTTGAATTATCGCCCTCACCATCCCCCCACCACACTCGCCGCACCGGCCCGAGATGGGCCCCCAGATGGCCTGTGGCCATCGGGGGTGACGACCTTTTGGGAGGAGAGATCGGCCTTTCCCAATCCGACGCACAGCCCCTCATGCGATGATGGTGACCTGCCCTTCCGGGAGCCGGATCAGGTACCGTTCTGGTCGGAGAGGCAGGGACAGGATGGGCCTTGCGGGAGACAGACGGTCCCGCATGGCCCTAGGCAGGTCAGGCCAGGGTGAGCCTGCGAAAGCAGGTAGGGAACC is a window from the Hyphomonas sp. genome containing:
- the uvrB gene encoding excinuclease ABC subunit UvrB; protein product: MAPPPPPKGVSEAPSVFSLDGFARDAAGALPSDNWTPHRPDRDWVKLEGGKRFKVHSEYEPAGDQRTAIPELVEGIQAGERDQVLLGATGTGKTFTMAKIIEATQRPALILAPNKTLAAQLYGEFKSFFPENSVEYFVSYYDYYQPEAYVPRSDLYIEKESSINEAIDRMRHSATRAILERDDVIIVASVSCIYGIGSVETYTSMTFKLEEGQRIDPRAVAEQLVANQYTRNDMNFVRGTFRVKGDVVDIYPAHFEDRAWKLSFFGDELESITEFDPLTGRTMQKLPAIKIYANSHYVTPRPTLNQAIEKIKAELKLTIDHFEKHGKLLEAQRIQQRTQYDLEMLAATGSCNGIENYSRYLTGRKPGDPPPTMFEYLPDNALVFTDESHQTVPQIGAMYRGDFSRKSTLAEYGFRLPSCMDNRPLKFEEWDAMRPQTVHVSATPGPWELDRTGGVFTEQVIRPTGLLDPPVEVRPVSKDGANQVDDVMAEVKAVAAKGYRSLITTLTKKMAEDLTDFLNEHGVKVRYMHSDIDTIERIEIIRDLRLGVFDVLVGINLLREGLDIPECGFVGILDADKEGFLRSETSLVQTIGRAARNAEARVVLYADKVTGSMQRAMDETDRRRAKQIAYNEEHGITPTTIKRAVADILGDLGEKSDTPRARGRGKDKAKGKTRGVAETKALPLAGESGHNLKAVLADLEKQMREAAANLEFEEAARLRDEVKRLREEELGL
- a CDS encoding HNH endonuclease, translated to MAERKPWERRDQVLALELYVRTPFGRMHRGNPDVIKLAERLGRTPSSVAMKLANFASLDETLNRTGLQGASKADREIWDEFFADPERFLESAQSILMSEGEWPTRDEDSEPLEFREGEDTLRTVRVRKNQSAFRAMVLSAYNSRCALTGIELPEVLIASHIIPWSKNEKLRLDPRNGICLNSLHDRAFDKGLITLNNDLTVRCSPKLVVPNDIRGLFEGRIATAPEKFHPLPEYLEYHRDEVFEAA
- a CDS encoding HipA family kinase; protein product: MTTEIPKHQSIRLASVLAGAQPFKEGNVNDTYRGQILTAGLTTCSAILKDLEPKELCNELLASACATALGLPIPITYLAVVRDNSLPAKKGPKTVDGLPLVLASADVSTPSLRFRLQAVDHGQILGLLKELIAWADLGKLYAFDTWVANIDRHAGNLIFGGKDAIWLIDHGHSFTGPKWSAENLDPSADYINRLSEWLTVHMSEDEKANHAGVSSALCRDINALDIAAMLADSGVEPYLTEGDRKALNNFLEKRKSETPAKSAKALNYLV